The genomic window AGATTTTAAAAACATTGTATCGTGGCGCGAATATATTAATTTTTGATGAGCCGACAGCGGTATTAACACCTCAAGAAATTGATGAGTTGATTATGACCATGAAGGAATTAGTAAAAGAAGGTAAATCAATCATTATTATTACGCACAAGTTAGATGAAATTAAAAAAGTGGCGGATAGATGTACGGTAATTCGTCGAGGTAAGAGTATTGAAACAGTGAACGTAAAAGATGTTAGTTCACAACAATTAGCGGATTTAATGGTCGGTCGTTCGGTATCATTTAAGACAGAAAAAGAACCATCAAATCCTAAAGAAGTCATTTTATCAGTTAAAGATTTACATGTAAAAGATAATCGTGGACTTGAAGCAATTAAAGGATTAGATTTAGATGTTCGAGCTGGAGAAGTTGTTGGGATTGCTGGTATTGATGGGAATGGTCAAACGGAATTAATCCAAGCTATTACAGGTCTTAAGAAAATTGAATCTGGTAAAGTGATGTTACGTGATAAGGACATAACGAATTTAAAACCTCGTCAAATCACAGAATCAAGTGTGGGACATGTTCCTGAAGACAGACATAAATATGGTCTTGTTTTAGACATGACATTATCTGAAAATATTGCCTTACAAACTTATTATCACGAACCGTTTAGTAAGAATGGTGTACTGAATTATAACTACATGGATTCTTATGCGAGAAAATTAATCGAAGAGTATGATGTTCGTACAACAAGTGAACATGCACAAGCTAAGTCACTTTCAGGTGGTAATCAACAAAAAGCGATTATCGCTCGTGAAATGGATAGAGATCCTGAGTTACTAATTGTTTCTCAGCCAACTCGTGGGTTAGACGTTGGAGCGATTGAGTACATTCATAAACGTTTAATTAATCACCGTGATAAAGGCAATGCTGTTTTAGTAGTCAGCTTTGAATTAGAAGAGATCTTAAATGTGTCGGACCGAATTGCTGTTATCCATGCAGGCCAAATCGTCGGGATTGTTGATCCAAAAGAAACAACAGAAAACGAGTTAGGATTATTAATGGCTGGATACACATTGGAAGAAGCACGACGAGAATTAGGGACAGAGGTAGGTGTAACTAATGAGTAATTTTAAATTTAGTAAGATGAATGGAATCTTGGTTCCTATTTTATCGGTTATTATGGGATTTGTATTAGGTGCTATTATTATGTTGCTATTTGGTTATAACCCAGTTCAAGGGTATCAAGCCATGTTGACAACAGCATTTCAATCACCAAAAAGTATTGGAGAAATTTTTGTAACAGCTGGGCCTTTAATTTTTACGGCTTTAGGATTTTCTGTGGCAAGTGCTGCTGGATTCTTTAATATCGGGCTTTCAGGTCAGGCGTTGGCTGGTTGGGTAGCAAGTATCTGGGTTGGACTTTCAATGGGAGACTCGCCAAGATTAGTTGCCTTAACTGCAGCTATTTTAGCAGGGGTGATTGCTGGAGCTTTAACAGCGGCGATACCTGGTTTATTAAGAGCTTATTTTGGAACAAGTGAAGTCATTGTTACAATCATGATGAACTACATTTTACTTTATACAAGTACACATATCGTTAATAATGTTATTCCAGAGAAATTTATTTCAACTAAAGGAACTACTAAATTGATTGGGGCAAATGTGTCTCTTAGAACAGAGTTTTTAACCTCAATTAGTAATGGATCTCGTTTGAATTTAGGTATTATCTTTGCTTTTATTTTCTTAATCTTGATTTGGTTTTTAATGAAGAAAACCACATTAGGTTATGAAATTACAGCTGTTGGTTTAAACCCATTTGCATCAGAATATGCAGGGATGAGTAGTAAACGTATTATTGTGTTATCAATGGTTATATCAGGAGCATTAGCTGGTATGGGTGGCGTTGTGTATGGATTAGGAACATTTGGTAACTTCTTTGTTCAAGGTAACTCATTAAGTATTGGATTTGATGGTATGGCAGTCTCATTACTTGGTGGAGGATCATCCATCGGTATTTTACTATCATCCTTATTGTTCAGTATCCTAAAATTAGGTGGACAAGGTATGCCAATATTGGCTGGTGTACCAACTGAATTGGTTGATGTTGTTATTGCTTCTATCATCTTCTTTGTTGGTATTAGCTACTTAATCAAATTGATTTTAACAAAACTTGAAACAAAAAAAGAACCAAAAGCTAGCAAAGTTGAAGGAGGTAAAGCGTGATGGCAGCAGATACTATGTCAACAGTTGCGTCTATTATTACGCAAACACTTGTTTATTCAACACCTCTTGTTTTTACAGCATTAGGCGGAACATTTTCAGAACGTGGTGGGATTGTTAACGTTGGGTTAGAAGGTATCATGGTAATGGGTGCATTCAGCTCAGTTGTGTTTAACATTACGTATGCCGGAGTATTTGGCGTTTGGACACCATGGATTGCTTTATTAGTTGGTGGAATTGTCGGAATGATTTTCTCATTACTTCATGCTGTAGCAACAATTAACTTGCGTGCCGATCATATTATTAGTGGTACTGTTATCAACCTGATGGCACCAGCTTTAAGTATTTTCTTAGTTAAAGTGTTATATGGTAAAGGTCAAACAGACCAAGTACCACAAACATTTGGTTACTGGGAAGTTCCTGGATTAAGTAAGATTCCAGTGATTGGGCCATTATTATTTGAAAAAACATCAGCACCTGCCTTTTTAGCTATTTTAGTGTCAGTCATCGCGTGGTTTGTTATCTATAAGACACGTTTTGGTTTGAGATTACGCTCAGTAGGTGAGAATCCTCAAGCAGCTGATACATTAGGGATTAATGTTTATGGTATGAAATATTCAGGTGTATTAATTTCTGGCTTTTTAGGTGGGATTGGTGGAGCAGTGTTTGCTCAAACAATCGCTGGACGTTTTGCTGTGACAACCATATCAGGTCAAGGTTTCATCTCAATGGCTGCGATGATCTTTGGTAAATGGAATCCACTTGGTGCAATGGGAGCAGCTCTATTCTTTGGATTTGCTCAAAACTTGAGTATTGTAGGAGACAGCATTCCACTTATTTCAAGTATTCCAAAAGTGTACCTACAAAGTGCTCCATACGCGTTAACGATTATTGTGTTAGTATTGTTCTTAGGTAAAGCACAAGGACCTAAAGCAGGCGGTAAAACATATATTAAATCTAAATAGTAATTAACTCCTTCCTCTAGCTCCTCTAAACAGAGGGAGGTTTTAAAATATAAAAATGACTTGGAAGAAGGAATTGTAATGTTTAAAAGAATTCATTTAGTAGTACTAGATTCTGTTGGAATTGGTGAAGCTCCTGACGCTGAAAAATTTGGCGATGTTGGAAGTCACACACTAGGTCATATAGCTGAGCATGGGTTACATGTTCCTAATATGGAAGAATTAGGTCTTGGAACAATTGAACCTTTAAAAGGTGTCAAAGCGATTGAAGATCATAAAGGCTATGCGACTAAACTAGAAGAAGTATCTGTTGGTAAAGACACAATGACTGGTCATTGGGAAATTGCTGGATTAAACATTCAAACACCTTTTAGAGTATTCCCTGAAGGTTTCCCTCAAGATTTATTAGACAAAATCACTGAATTTTCTGGTCGTGGCATTATTATGGGTGCTAATAAACCATATAGTGGCACACAAGTTATTGAGGATTTTGGTGAAGAACAAATGAAAACAGGGGACTTAATTATCTACACATCAGCTGACCCTGTGTTACAAATTGCTGCTCATGAAGATGTAATTCCATTAGAAGAATTATACAAAATTTGTGAGTACACTCGTGAAATCACGAAAGATGATCCTTATATGATTGGTCGTATTATCGCTAGACCTTACTTAGGTGAACCAGGTAACTTTAAACGTACAGCTAACCGTCATGACTATGCCCTTGATCCATTTGGTCGTACAGTTTTAAACGAATTAAAAGATGCTGGAAAAGATGTTATCGCAGTTGGTAAAATCAACGATATCTTTAACGGTCAAGGGATGACAGAAGCAATCCGTACCGCTTCAAATATGGATGGCGTGGATAAATTATTAGACGTGATGAAACAAGATTTTGAAGGAGTAAGTTTTACTAACTTGGTTGACTTTGATGCGTTATTTGGACATAGAAGAGATACACCAGGTTATGCTAAAGCATTAGAAGACTTTGATGCCCGTTTACCAGAGATTTATGCTAATATGCAAGAAGATGATTTATTATTAATCACAGCAGACCACGGAAACGATCCAACCTTCCCGGGAACAGATCACACTCGTGAGTATGTACCATTACTTGCTTATAGTAAAAAAATGCAAGGACATGGTCAATTGCCACAAGGTTATTACTCAGATATTTCTGCGACAATTGCAGATAATTTTGATGTTAAACCAACAGAAAACGGAAAAAGCTTTTTAGAATTATTGAAATAAGGGAGACTATAACATGTCATTAAGCGAAAAATTAGCAGCAACATCACAATATATTAAAGAAAAAGGGGTAGGAGCCGTTGATTTTGGTCTTATCTTAGGATCAGGTTTAGGAGAGCTAGCTGACGAGATTACAGATCGCGTGGTTATTCCTTATGAAGACATTCCACATTTTCCTGTATCAACAGTGGTAGGTCATGCAGGACAACTTGTTTACGGAACATTATCTGGTAAAAAAGTTTTAGCAATGCAAGGACGCTTTCATTATTATGAAGGTCATTCAATGCAAACTGTCACATTCCCCGTGAGAGTGATGAAAGCTTTAGGAGCAGATTCATTAATTGTAACCAATGCAGCTGGTGGGGTAAATACAAGTTTTTCACCAGGCGATTTGATGTTAATTACCGATCAAATTAACTTTACCGGTGACAATCCTTTAATGGGATTAAACGAAGAAGATTTAGGTCCACGCTTCCCTGATATGTCAGAAGCTTATAACAAAGCATATGGTGAAGTAACGAAAAAAGTAGCACAAGAACTATCTATTCACTTACAAAAAGGTGTTTATATGGGATTCTCTGGTCCAACTTATGAAACACCAGCAGAAGTACGTATGGCTCGTGTGATGGGTGCGGATGCTGTTGGTA from Vagococcus martis includes these protein-coding regions:
- a CDS encoding purine-nucleoside phosphorylase yields the protein MSLSEKLAATSQYIKEKGVGAVDFGLILGSGLGELADEITDRVVIPYEDIPHFPVSTVVGHAGQLVYGTLSGKKVLAMQGRFHYYEGHSMQTVTFPVRVMKALGADSLIVTNAAGGVNTSFSPGDLMLITDQINFTGDNPLMGLNEEDLGPRFPDMSEAYNKAYGEVTKKVAQELSIHLQKGVYMGFSGPTYETPAEVRMARVMGADAVGMSTVPEVIVANHMSMKVLGITCVTNLAAGMQANLNHEEVVETTERVKADFKELVKRTLEKL
- a CDS encoding ABC transporter ATP-binding protein; amino-acid sequence: MSEENYVIEMRNITKQFGDFKANDNINLQIRKGEIHALLGENGAGKSTLMNVLSGLLQPTSGQIYMDGQPVTIANPTDAKRLGIGMVHQHFMLVDAFTVTENIILGDEPTKSGVLDKKKSVEDLKRISEQYGMEVNPDALISDISVGMQQRVEILKTLYRGANILIFDEPTAVLTPQEIDELIMTMKELVKEGKSIIIITHKLDEIKKVADRCTVIRRGKSIETVNVKDVSSQQLADLMVGRSVSFKTEKEPSNPKEVILSVKDLHVKDNRGLEAIKGLDLDVRAGEVVGIAGIDGNGQTELIQAITGLKKIESGKVMLRDKDITNLKPRQITESSVGHVPEDRHKYGLVLDMTLSENIALQTYYHEPFSKNGVLNYNYMDSYARKLIEEYDVRTTSEHAQAKSLSGGNQQKAIIAREMDRDPELLIVSQPTRGLDVGAIEYIHKRLINHRDKGNAVLVVSFELEEILNVSDRIAVIHAGQIVGIVDPKETTENELGLLMAGYTLEEARRELGTEVGVTNE
- the deoB gene encoding phosphopentomutase, giving the protein MFKRIHLVVLDSVGIGEAPDAEKFGDVGSHTLGHIAEHGLHVPNMEELGLGTIEPLKGVKAIEDHKGYATKLEEVSVGKDTMTGHWEIAGLNIQTPFRVFPEGFPQDLLDKITEFSGRGIIMGANKPYSGTQVIEDFGEEQMKTGDLIIYTSADPVLQIAAHEDVIPLEELYKICEYTREITKDDPYMIGRIIARPYLGEPGNFKRTANRHDYALDPFGRTVLNELKDAGKDVIAVGKINDIFNGQGMTEAIRTASNMDGVDKLLDVMKQDFEGVSFTNLVDFDALFGHRRDTPGYAKALEDFDARLPEIYANMQEDDLLLITADHGNDPTFPGTDHTREYVPLLAYSKKMQGHGQLPQGYYSDISATIADNFDVKPTENGKSFLELLK
- a CDS encoding ABC transporter permease, whose protein sequence is MAADTMSTVASIITQTLVYSTPLVFTALGGTFSERGGIVNVGLEGIMVMGAFSSVVFNITYAGVFGVWTPWIALLVGGIVGMIFSLLHAVATINLRADHIISGTVINLMAPALSIFLVKVLYGKGQTDQVPQTFGYWEVPGLSKIPVIGPLLFEKTSAPAFLAILVSVIAWFVIYKTRFGLRLRSVGENPQAADTLGINVYGMKYSGVLISGFLGGIGGAVFAQTIAGRFAVTTISGQGFISMAAMIFGKWNPLGAMGAALFFGFAQNLSIVGDSIPLISSIPKVYLQSAPYALTIIVLVLFLGKAQGPKAGGKTYIKSK
- a CDS encoding ABC transporter permease translates to MSNFKFSKMNGILVPILSVIMGFVLGAIIMLLFGYNPVQGYQAMLTTAFQSPKSIGEIFVTAGPLIFTALGFSVASAAGFFNIGLSGQALAGWVASIWVGLSMGDSPRLVALTAAILAGVIAGALTAAIPGLLRAYFGTSEVIVTIMMNYILLYTSTHIVNNVIPEKFISTKGTTKLIGANVSLRTEFLTSISNGSRLNLGIIFAFIFLILIWFLMKKTTLGYEITAVGLNPFASEYAGMSSKRIIVLSMVISGALAGMGGVVYGLGTFGNFFVQGNSLSIGFDGMAVSLLGGGSSIGILLSSLLFSILKLGGQGMPILAGVPTELVDVVIASIIFFVGISYLIKLILTKLETKKEPKASKVEGGKA